A stretch of Castanea sativa cultivar Marrone di Chiusa Pesio chromosome 2, ASM4071231v1 DNA encodes these proteins:
- the LOC142625494 gene encoding uncharacterized protein LOC142625494, producing MQKYLKLTKHLAREFDKLEFVRIPRDQNMATDEIVKMASLEEKPTNGEVLMEIQKCPSIEEVPIFSIQSVNSWMAPIVSFLQDGHLPHDALEAKRIKTRAARFTILNDTLYKRGFSMPYLKCVNKEEAKYILREVHEGICGDHAGPRSLRLPAEKLTTITSPWPFAQWGIDIVCPLPLGKGQARFLLVAIDYFTKGVEVEAIGTITEARIRSFVWKNIICRFGIPRTIISDNGQQFDS from the exons atgcagaagtacctcaagtTGACGAAACATCTAGCCCGAGAGTTCGATAAGCTGGAGTTTGTTCGGATCCCAAGAGACCAAAATATGGCGACAGATGAGATCGTGAAGATGGCCTCGTTAGAAGAAAAACCGACGAACGGGGAAGTActcatggagattcagaaatGCCCTAGCATCGAAGAAGTCCCAATATTTTCCATCCAGAGCGTAAATAGTTGGATGGCACCGATCGTGTCGTTTCTCCAAGATGGGCACCTCCCTCACGACGCCCTAGAGGCCAAGAGGATCAAAACAAGAGCAGCTAGATTTACGATTTTGAATGACACCTTATACAAAAGGGGCTTCTCCATGCCCTACTTAAAGTGTGTcaacaaagaagaagccaagtacATCCTTCGAGAAGTccacgaaggaatttgtggagacCATGCTGGGCCTAGATCTCTG AGGCTGCCGGCAGAGAAACTGACAACAATAACctccccatggccattcgcacaatggggaattGATATCGTCTGCCCATTGCCCCTAGGAAAAGGACAGGCAAGGTTCCTGCTCGTtgctattgattacttcacaaagGGGGTCGAAGTAGAAGCAATAGGAACTATCACAGAGGCACGGATCCGTAGCTTCgtatggaagaatataatttgcaggttcgggattccaAGGACGATTATATCAGATAACGGGCAGCAGTTCGACAGCTAG